The Eubacteriaceae bacterium Marseille-Q4139 genome has a window encoding:
- the pyrF gene encoding orotidine-5'-phosphate decarboxylase: MINQLVQKIQKTKAPICVGLDPMLGYIPSHIVQKSFKEFGETLEGAADAVWQFNKEIVDHTYDLIPSVKPQIAMYEQFGIEGLKIYARTVEYCQQKGLLVIGDVKRGDIGSTSSAYAVGHLGKVRIGSNVCSGFNTDFITVNPYLGTDGVKPFVGVCNEEDKGLFVLVKTSNPSSGEFQDRLIDGRPLYELVAEKVVEWGADSMDGAYSNVGAVVGATYPEMSRILRKLMPHTYFLVPGYGAQGGTAEDLRHCFNEDGLGAIVNSSRGIIAAYKQEKYAKFGPEHFAEASRQAVIDMIADINRVL; encoded by the coding sequence ATGATAAATCAGCTCGTACAGAAGATTCAGAAAACAAAAGCACCGATCTGTGTCGGCCTTGACCCGATGCTTGGGTACATCCCGTCCCATATTGTTCAGAAATCTTTTAAGGAGTTCGGAGAGACATTGGAAGGAGCTGCCGACGCTGTGTGGCAGTTCAATAAAGAAATTGTTGACCATACGTATGATTTAATTCCCTCAGTGAAACCTCAGATTGCCATGTATGAGCAGTTTGGCATTGAGGGACTTAAAATATATGCGAGAACTGTGGAATACTGCCAGCAGAAGGGACTGCTCGTCATCGGCGACGTAAAGCGCGGCGACATCGGCTCCACGTCCTCGGCATATGCGGTGGGACATCTGGGAAAGGTTCGGATTGGAAGCAATGTATGTTCCGGTTTTAATACGGATTTCATCACGGTGAACCCGTACCTGGGCACTGACGGCGTGAAGCCGTTCGTCGGTGTCTGCAACGAAGAGGACAAGGGTCTGTTCGTCCTTGTAAAGACGTCGAACCCTTCCAGCGGCGAGTTCCAGGACAGGCTCATTGACGGCCGGCCGCTCTACGAGCTGGTGGCAGAGAAGGTTGTCGAGTGGGGCGCCGACTCCATGGACGGGGCTTACAGCAACGTAGGCGCCGTGGTAGGCGCTACTTATCCGGAGATGAGCCGGATTTTAAGAAAGCTGATGCCCCATACTTACTTCCTGGTGCCCGGCTACGGCGCCCAGGGCGGTACGGCAGAGGATTTGCGCCACTGCTTCAATGAGGACGGGCTCGGCGCCATCGTAAACTCCTCCCGCGGCATCATCGCGGCCTACAAGCAGGAGAAGTATGCGAAGTTCGGCCCGGAACATTTTGCCGAGGCTTCGAGACAGGCAGTGATCGACATGATTGCGGATATCAACCGCGTATTATAG
- a CDS encoding dihydroorotate dehydrogenase electron transfer subunit — protein MAENKKNVKLCSQEMMADGIYSMWLEAPEMAAAAKPGQFIAVYPKDSAKLLPRPISICEIDRENGRLRIVYRIAGGGTLEFSAYRAGDMVSVMGPLGNGFPLKDKKAFLIGGGIGIPPLLELFKELDCEKTAVLGYRDSQMFLKEEFEACGSVVYATEDGSAGTKGNVLDAIRENGLTADIIYACGPTPMLKAIKAYAMENGIECYISLEEKMACGIGACLGCVCHSKDVDSHSNVRNKRVCKDGPVFLAEEVEILSSEEQRERIGSGCMCGTVKKEGQS, from the coding sequence ATGGCAGAAAATAAGAAAAATGTAAAGCTTTGCAGCCAGGAAATGATGGCGGATGGGATTTACAGCATGTGGCTGGAGGCGCCGGAAATGGCCGCCGCGGCAAAGCCGGGCCAGTTTATTGCCGTGTACCCGAAAGACAGCGCAAAACTTCTTCCGAGGCCCATCAGCATTTGTGAAATCGACCGGGAAAACGGAAGGCTCAGGATCGTTTACCGGATCGCCGGCGGCGGGACGCTTGAATTTTCCGCATACCGCGCCGGGGACATGGTGTCGGTGATGGGGCCTCTTGGAAACGGCTTCCCGCTTAAGGACAAAAAGGCGTTTCTGATTGGCGGAGGCATCGGGATCCCGCCGCTTCTGGAGCTTTTTAAGGAACTCGACTGCGAAAAGACGGCCGTTCTCGGCTACCGCGACAGCCAGATGTTCTTAAAAGAGGAGTTTGAGGCCTGCGGAAGCGTCGTTTATGCGACGGAGGATGGAAGCGCCGGAACGAAGGGGAATGTTTTGGACGCCATCCGGGAGAACGGCCTGACGGCAGATATTATTTATGCCTGCGGCCCGACACCGATGTTAAAGGCCATTAAGGCTTATGCCATGGAAAACGGCATCGAATGCTACATCTCCCTCGAGGAAAAGATGGCCTGCGGTATTGGGGCCTGCCTTGGCTGCGTCTGCCACAGCAAAGACGTGGACAGCCACAGCAACGTGAGAAACAAGAGAGTCTGCAAGGACGGCCCTGTTTTTCTGGCCGAAGAGGTGGAGATTCTTTCCTCGGAGGAACAGAGAGAGCGGATCGGAAGCGGCTGCATGTGCGGAACCGTCAAAAAGGAGGGCCAGTCATGA
- a CDS encoding dihydroorotate dehydrogenase gives MNTKVNLAGVELKNPVMTASGTFGSGMEYSEFVDLNRLGAVVTKGIASVPWPGNPTPRVTEVYGGMLNAIGLQGPGVDLFIERDIPFLKKYDTKIIVNVCGKTKEDYVDVVERLAETDVDMLEINISCPNVKEGGIAFGQDPKCAEDITKAVKKAAKQPVIMKLSPNVTDITEMARAVEAGGADVVSLINTLTGMKIDINRRTFALANKTGGLSGPAIKPVAVRMVYQTANAVKIPVIGMGGILTAEDALEFILAGATAVSVGTANFINPSATAEIAAGIEEYMRRNHVDDINELIGAVR, from the coding sequence ATGAATACAAAGGTAAATCTGGCCGGTGTGGAGCTTAAGAACCCGGTAATGACTGCGTCCGGGACGTTCGGCTCCGGCATGGAATACAGTGAATTTGTCGATTTGAACCGCCTTGGCGCCGTCGTGACAAAGGGGATCGCAAGCGTTCCGTGGCCGGGGAACCCCACGCCGCGGGTGACAGAGGTGTACGGCGGGATGTTAAACGCCATCGGTCTCCAGGGGCCCGGCGTCGACCTGTTCATCGAGAGGGACATCCCGTTCCTTAAAAAATACGACACAAAGATCATCGTAAACGTCTGCGGCAAGACGAAGGAAGACTACGTGGACGTGGTGGAGCGCCTGGCGGAGACCGACGTGGACATGCTGGAAATCAACATCTCCTGTCCCAACGTAAAAGAGGGCGGCATCGCCTTCGGCCAGGATCCGAAATGCGCGGAGGACATCACAAAGGCCGTAAAGAAAGCGGCAAAACAGCCTGTCATCATGAAGCTTTCGCCGAATGTGACGGATATCACGGAGATGGCAAGGGCCGTGGAAGCCGGTGGTGCAGATGTGGTTTCCTTAATCAACACGCTGACCGGCATGAAAATCGACATCAACCGGCGTACCTTTGCCCTGGCCAATAAGACCGGCGGCCTTTCCGGCCCGGCCATCAAGCCGGTGGCAGTGCGTATGGTGTACCAGACGGCAAATGCCGTGAAAATCCCTGTCATCGGAATGGGCGGGATCCTGACGGCGGAGGACGCGCTGGAGTTTATCCTGGCGGGAGCCACGGCAGTTTCCGTGGGGACGGCCAACTTCATCAATCCGTCGGCAACAGCAGAGATTGCGGCCGGGATTGAGGAATACATGAGAAGAAACCACGTGGATGATATCAACGAGTTAATCGGCGCCGTGCGCTAG
- the pyrE gene encoding orotate phosphoribosyltransferase translates to MERYKQEFIEFMVDCGVLKFGDFVTKSGRKTPFFVNTGFYRNGAQLRKLGEYYAKAIQETFGTDFDVLFGPAYKGIPLTVAASMALSEHFGADIKYCSNRKEVKDHGDKGILLGSPIADGDKVVIIEDVTTAGTSIEETLPIIKAQGDVNVLGLVVSVDRCERGQGEKSALAEIQEKYGFKTTAIVTMKEVVEHLYNREYKGKVIIDDSLKAAIDAYYEQYGVK, encoded by the coding sequence ATGGAAAGATACAAGCAGGAATTTATTGAGTTTATGGTGGACTGCGGCGTCCTGAAATTTGGAGATTTCGTCACAAAGAGCGGAAGAAAGACCCCGTTTTTCGTAAACACAGGCTTTTACCGCAACGGCGCACAGCTCAGAAAACTGGGCGAATACTATGCAAAAGCCATCCAGGAGACCTTCGGCACGGATTTTGACGTGCTGTTTGGGCCGGCCTACAAGGGCATCCCGCTGACGGTTGCTGCCAGCATGGCTTTAAGCGAGCATTTCGGCGCGGACATCAAATACTGCTCCAACCGCAAGGAAGTCAAGGATCACGGCGACAAGGGAATTCTCCTTGGAAGCCCGATTGCTGACGGCGACAAGGTCGTTATCATCGAGGACGTGACGACGGCAGGAACTTCCATCGAGGAGACGCTTCCGATCATCAAGGCCCAGGGCGACGTAAACGTGCTCGGCCTTGTGGTATCCGTGGATCGCTGTGAGAGAGGACAGGGCGAGAAGTCTGCCCTGGCTGAAATCCAGGAGAAGTACGGCTTTAAGACGACGGCCATCGTTACGATGAAAGAGGTTGTCGAGCATCTCTACAACAGGGAGTACAAGGGCAAGGTCATCATCGATGACAGCTTAAAGGCAGCCATCGACGCCTACTACGAGCAGTACGGCGTAAAATAA
- a CDS encoding VanZ family protein → MLKHNRHRSLGFVLFVLYLILLTYFLFFAEEMGRSPEARSDYQYNLVLFREIRRFIMYRHVLGWKAVVLNIAGNMAAFVPFGFFLPVIWVRTKHWYTTTLLSFAFSLCVETAQLVFKVGSFDVDDLLLNTIGGLAGYVVYCLLKGVWHKYSETDRQ, encoded by the coding sequence ATGCTGAAACATAACAGGCATCGGAGCCTCGGGTTCGTCCTGTTCGTCCTTTATCTGATCCTTCTGACATATTTCCTGTTTTTTGCGGAGGAGATGGGGCGGAGCCCGGAGGCCAGATCCGATTATCAATACAACCTGGTTCTGTTCCGTGAAATCAGGCGGTTCATCATGTACCGCCATGTGCTCGGCTGGAAGGCCGTCGTCTTAAATATCGCGGGAAATATGGCGGCGTTCGTGCCCTTCGGCTTTTTCCTTCCTGTCATCTGGGTCAGGACAAAGCACTGGTACACGACGACGCTTTTAAGCTTTGCCTTCAGTCTCTGCGTGGAAACCGCCCAGCTCGTCTTTAAGGTCGGCAGCTTCGATGTGGACGACCTGCTTTTAAACACCATCGGTGGCCTGGCGGGCTATGTGGTTTACTGCCTTTTAAAAGGAGTGTGGCATAAGTACAGTGAAACGGATCGGCAATAA
- a CDS encoding calcium:proton exchanger has product MKRIGNKVSYIRKPLAKNSFVSAGLSAVSVILAAAAVGLSYMSQGNAPLTAAALGFSSILTAVSAIAYGVFSFFEKEKNYLLAKISLTAAGVMVFIWLIIIALG; this is encoded by the coding sequence GTGAAACGGATCGGCAATAAGGTATCGTATATTCGCAAGCCCCTGGCAAAAAACAGCTTTGTGTCGGCAGGGCTTTCGGCGGTGTCTGTCATTCTGGCAGCGGCAGCCGTCGGCCTTTCCTACATGTCCCAGGGCAATGCGCCGCTTACGGCGGCGGCGCTCGGGTTTTCCAGCATCCTGACGGCGGTTTCGGCCATCGCCTACGGCGTTTTTTCTTTTTTTGAAAAAGAGAAAAACTACCTGTTGGCAAAGATCAGCCTGACGGCGGCCGGCGTCATGGTTTTTATCTGGCTGATTATTATTGCTCTCGGCTGA
- a CDS encoding aminopeptidase: MEDSILLERYALSMERIRRILEEETVSEPFRAYFQDAAGFLLAVSELREVIMSGAFKGLETEEKKAWNERLYGGILPGNYEKSYVNPAYAAKMLGEDMGKLLSFLYAEIRGDIVYAFEGRLLEIVIWNEAFIEIYNLFEEGIPEEKQVRDVIYWCVSDYCDETAAFRVREGVDPSLDFAKKIIMESDLSEPSYLYDFGEYVSEQEISLSKFLSGLPEETIRRIADTFTDGYIRGFSVMGRDLSKKKTAAIRYPLGFERVIRRAVKNFEAAGLSVIFPRTAVSSVSRNPGGKNGWFGSSPNKQYDYDHRYDCALFYDKAFRDRKLSVLKTAYETYKKEAADYAGPAVLEIFGEEGFSPVNKKEAWAFTEKQQKLYLEFRNLSMPVTNAYIPGDETSFTIMAFPTPEIGPDFEAIFKETIRINTLDHEKYQKFQQILIDTLDQAEYVHVLGRGENGTDLRVALAPVSDPEKETRFENCVDDVNIPLGEVFTSPKLSGTEGLLNVGTVYIGEIQFKNLKLRFADGRVTSVSCDNFLAELPETASEEEKAAAAEAGRTLVIQEIMNGHESLPMGEFAIGTNTAAYAMAEQFGILDRLPILIVEKMGPHFAVGDTCYSWSEDSPMYNPDGKEMTARDNEVSILRKEDPSKAYFGVHTDITVPYKEIGRIDAVLPDGKKIPVIVDGRFVLPGVLELNEELDRLI; encoded by the coding sequence ATGGAAGATTCAATTTTACTGGAGCGGTATGCGCTTTCCATGGAACGCATCCGCAGGATCCTGGAGGAGGAGACTGTAAGTGAGCCTTTCCGGGCATATTTTCAGGACGCGGCCGGCTTTTTGCTGGCGGTATCCGAGCTGCGGGAGGTTATCATGTCCGGGGCCTTTAAGGGCTTGGAAACAGAAGAAAAAAAGGCCTGGAACGAACGGCTCTACGGCGGTATCCTGCCGGGAAATTATGAAAAAAGCTATGTCAATCCGGCATATGCGGCCAAAATGCTCGGGGAGGATATGGGAAAGCTTCTTTCCTTCCTTTATGCAGAAATCCGAGGCGACATTGTCTACGCTTTTGAAGGCCGGCTTTTAGAGATTGTGATCTGGAATGAGGCGTTTATTGAGATTTACAACCTGTTTGAGGAAGGAATCCCGGAGGAAAAGCAGGTGCGGGACGTGATTTACTGGTGCGTCAGCGACTACTGCGACGAGACGGCTGCGTTCCGAGTCCGCGAAGGCGTGGATCCGTCCCTGGATTTTGCAAAGAAAATCATCATGGAGAGCGACCTTTCGGAGCCGTCTTACCTCTATGATTTCGGCGAGTATGTTTCAGAACAGGAAATTTCCCTCTCAAAGTTTCTTTCCGGACTTCCGGAGGAGACCATCCGGCGGATTGCTGATACCTTTACGGACGGCTATATCCGCGGCTTTTCCGTCATGGGACGCGATCTCTCCAAAAAGAAGACGGCGGCGATCCGTTATCCTCTCGGCTTTGAGCGTGTAATCCGCCGGGCCGTGAAAAATTTCGAGGCTGCGGGCCTTTCCGTCATTTTCCCGCGGACGGCTGTTTCCAGCGTCAGCCGGAACCCCGGCGGGAAAAACGGCTGGTTCGGCAGCTCCCCCAACAAGCAGTATGACTACGATCACCGGTATGACTGCGCGCTGTTTTATGACAAGGCGTTCCGCGACAGGAAGCTTTCCGTTTTAAAGACGGCCTATGAGACATATAAAAAGGAAGCGGCGGACTATGCCGGGCCGGCGGTGTTGGAAATTTTCGGCGAGGAGGGCTTTTCGCCGGTAAATAAAAAGGAGGCCTGGGCGTTTACGGAAAAGCAGCAGAAGCTTTATCTGGAATTCAGGAACCTTTCGATGCCGGTGACGAACGCCTACATCCCAGGCGATGAGACGAGCTTTACGATCATGGCGTTTCCGACCCCGGAAATCGGCCCGGATTTCGAGGCGATTTTTAAAGAGACGATCCGCATCAATACGCTGGATCATGAAAAATACCAGAAATTCCAGCAGATCCTCATTGACACCCTCGATCAGGCCGAGTACGTCCATGTTTTAGGGCGGGGCGAAAACGGCACCGACCTTCGGGTCGCTCTGGCGCCGGTTTCTGATCCGGAAAAGGAGACGCGGTTTGAAAACTGCGTGGATGATGTGAACATCCCTCTCGGCGAGGTGTTTACGTCGCCGAAGCTTTCCGGAACAGAGGGGCTTTTAAACGTAGGCACCGTGTACATCGGCGAAATCCAGTTTAAGAATTTAAAGCTCCGGTTTGCGGACGGCCGCGTGACGTCTGTTTCCTGCGATAATTTCCTTGCAGAACTGCCAGAGACGGCATCGGAGGAAGAAAAGGCTGCGGCAGCGGAGGCCGGAAGGACGCTTGTGATCCAGGAGATCATGAACGGCCACGAGAGCCTGCCCATGGGGGAATTTGCCATCGGAACCAACACGGCGGCCTATGCCATGGCGGAGCAGTTCGGGATTTTGGATCGGCTGCCGATCCTGATTGTGGAGAAGATGGGGCCGCACTTTGCCGTGGGCGATACGTGTTACAGCTGGTCGGAGGACAGCCCCATGTATAACCCGGACGGGAAAGAGATGACGGCGAGGGACAACGAGGTGTCGATTTTAAGGAAGGAAGACCCGTCAAAGGCGTATTTCGGCGTCCATACGGATATTACGGTTCCTTATAAAGAGATCGGCCGGATTGACGCCGTCCTTCCGGACGGAAAGAAAATTCCCGTGATTGTGGACGGGCGGTTTGTGCTTCCTGGGGTTCTGGAGCTCAATGAAGAATTGGACAGATTGATTTAA
- a CDS encoding TetR/AcrR family transcriptional regulator, with product MRVTKEPEVRRQEILDTALKLFGEKGYEKTSITDIAKAIGVAQGLCYRYFPSKEALFDSAVEQYADVLVEQFVSSEKDGHKTLRQIIEDMPATVEERDTKYYSVFHGAANKKFHDQLSLKVCEKLVPLVEKLLYRARQKGELQFDDLQAAAMFCVYGQLGILLADDLTQEDKSKRIREFLIFALHL from the coding sequence ATGCGGGTTACAAAGGAACCGGAAGTACGCAGACAGGAGATTTTAGATACCGCTCTTAAGCTGTTCGGGGAAAAAGGATATGAAAAAACCTCGATTACAGACATAGCAAAAGCAATCGGTGTGGCACAAGGCCTGTGCTATCGTTATTTTCCGTCGAAAGAGGCTCTGTTTGACAGTGCGGTTGAACAATACGCCGACGTCCTGGTGGAGCAGTTTGTCAGCTCTGAAAAAGACGGGCATAAGACCCTGCGGCAGATTATTGAAGATATGCCTGCCACGGTGGAAGAGCGGGACACAAAATATTATTCTGTCTTTCACGGAGCGGCGAATAAAAAATTTCACGATCAGTTATCTCTCAAAGTATGCGAGAAGCTGGTTCCCCTTGTGGAGAAACTGTTGTATCGGGCCAGGCAGAAAGGCGAGCTCCAGTTTGACGATTTGCAGGCCGCCGCTATGTTTTGTGTGTATGGACAGCTTGGCATCCTGCTGGCAGACGATTTGACGCAGGAAGATAAGTCAAAACGGATTCGAGAGTTTCTCATATTTGCACTGCATCTTTGA
- a CDS encoding MATE family efflux transporter — protein sequence MPTKIDFIGGNTKRCLMAMALPMMAAMFLNMMYNLVDSLWIGNLLGETAYAALTNSTPVILLLTSVAMGATNGVSILLSQVIGAKDRIKTEGLIATSFCAAVVFSLLVTALLEIFLPGILKALNTPEETYDMAYGYLAIYVLGYFAVYLYLYFTAVLRSFGNSMFQAAAMLVSTILNAVLDPIFIHFIGFHGAAIATLLSQAICLLFMLIYLKKKKLFKFKISAFDKKEVWPLVQKAIPSVIQQSIPAISTTFLTALVSTYSVTAIAAYGVTGKLETILFYPAMALNMVLTAIIGQCIGGGRYDRAKDYLKCALGYGCGLLALLSFLIVGFSKQLSGLFVKSSDVAGIVGTYFMIVSVGYVLNTVTNCFLGALNGLGKPSKSMFLMIFYYILVRMPLAYLLSCMGLGLNGIWAAVLVSHVAASAAAGIYGMASFNFPFRFPHFLLTRR from the coding sequence ATGCCAACAAAAATTGATTTCATTGGCGGAAATACAAAGCGCTGCCTTATGGCAATGGCGCTCCCGATGATGGCCGCCATGTTTCTTAACATGATGTATAACCTTGTAGACAGCCTGTGGATCGGAAATCTGCTTGGTGAGACAGCCTACGCCGCTTTGACAAACTCCACCCCTGTCATTCTGCTTTTAACTTCCGTTGCGATGGGTGCAACGAATGGCGTATCCATTTTGCTCTCCCAGGTGATTGGCGCAAAGGACAGGATAAAAACAGAAGGTTTGATTGCCACATCGTTCTGCGCCGCAGTGGTGTTTTCACTTCTCGTCACCGCTCTGCTTGAGATTTTTCTCCCGGGAATTTTGAAAGCTCTGAACACGCCGGAAGAAACTTATGATATGGCATACGGCTATCTGGCGATATATGTTCTCGGGTATTTTGCGGTTTATCTCTATCTCTACTTCACCGCCGTTTTACGGAGCTTTGGCAATTCCATGTTTCAGGCAGCAGCAATGCTGGTATCAACGATTTTGAATGCAGTCCTAGATCCGATTTTTATCCATTTTATCGGATTTCACGGTGCCGCGATTGCCACATTGCTTTCTCAGGCGATCTGTCTGCTGTTTATGCTGATTTATCTGAAAAAGAAAAAGCTGTTCAAGTTTAAAATCTCTGCGTTTGATAAGAAGGAAGTATGGCCGCTGGTTCAAAAGGCAATTCCCTCTGTCATTCAGCAGAGTATTCCGGCAATCAGTACGACGTTCCTCACGGCGCTTGTCAGTACATACAGCGTCACAGCAATCGCGGCTTATGGAGTGACAGGAAAACTGGAAACCATTCTTTTCTACCCGGCGATGGCTTTGAATATGGTTTTGACTGCCATCATCGGGCAGTGTATCGGCGGCGGACGATATGACCGGGCAAAAGACTATCTGAAATGTGCACTGGGATATGGCTGCGGCCTGCTCGCACTCCTTTCTTTTTTGATCGTAGGCTTTTCAAAACAGCTTTCCGGCCTGTTTGTTAAAAGCAGTGATGTTGCAGGTATTGTCGGAACATATTTTATGATTGTCAGTGTTGGGTATGTTCTTAACACAGTCACAAATTGTTTTTTAGGCGCCCTCAATGGTTTGGGAAAACCTTCAAAAAGTATGTTCCTGATGATTTTCTATTATATATTGGTTCGGATGCCCCTTGCTTATTTGCTTTCCTGTATGGGCCTGGGCCTAAATGGGATTTGGGCTGCTGTACTGGTCAGCCATGTGGCTGCCAGTGCCGCTGCCGGCATCTATGGAATGGCATCTTTTAACTTTCCATTTAGATTTCCCCATTTCCTCTTGACGCGGCGGTAA
- the purE gene encoding 5-(carboxyamino)imidazole ribonucleotide mutase: MAKVGIVMGSDSDMPIMAQAADMLEELGIDFEMTIISAHREPDIFYEYAKAAEGKGIKVIIAGAGKAAHLPGMCAAIFPMPVIGIPMKTSDLGGVDSLYSIVQMPSGIPVATVAINGGKNAGILAAKILATSDEALLSRLKAYSEKLKNEVAGKAEKLDQIGYKEYLAGMKK; encoded by the coding sequence ATGGCAAAAGTTGGGATTGTAATGGGAAGCGACTCCGATATGCCCATCATGGCACAGGCTGCCGATATGTTAGAGGAGCTCGGAATCGACTTTGAGATGACGATCATTTCCGCCCACAGGGAACCGGACATTTTTTACGAGTACGCGAAGGCGGCTGAGGGGAAGGGAATCAAGGTAATCATTGCCGGAGCCGGAAAGGCGGCCCATCTTCCCGGCATGTGCGCGGCGATTTTCCCGATGCCCGTCATTGGGATCCCGATGAAGACGTCGGATCTCGGCGGCGTGGATTCTCTCTATTCGATAGTACAGATGCCTTCGGGAATCCCGGTGGCGACGGTGGCCATCAACGGCGGGAAGAACGCCGGCATCCTGGCGGCCAAAATCCTGGCCACGTCCGACGAGGCGCTTCTTTCCAGGCTGAAGGCTTATTCGGAGAAGTTAAAGAATGAGGTGGCCGGAAAGGCTGAGAAGTTAGACCAGATCGGTTATAAAGAATATCTGGCGGGGATGAAGAAATAA
- a CDS encoding phosphoribosylformylglycinamidine cyclo-ligase, protein MDYKNAGVDIEAGYKSVELMKQHVKGTMRPEVLGGIGGFSGAFSAAAFKGMEHPVLLSGTDGVGTKLKLAFLMDKHDTVGIDCVAMCVNDVACAGGEPLFFLDYIACGKQVPEKIAAIVSGVAEGCKQAGSALIGGETAEMPGFYPEDEYDLAGFSVGVVDEKDMVDGKELKAGDVLIGMASSGVHSNGFSLVRKVFEKELTKEGLNTYYDELGKTLGETLLAPTKIYVKALKAVKEAGVRIHACSHITGGGFYENVPRMLKDGVCAEIKKDSYPVPPIFAMMQKKGEIEEKVMYNTFNMGIGMIVAVDEKDAHKAMEAMKAAGETPYVIGSVKEGEKGVTLC, encoded by the coding sequence ATGGATTACAAGAATGCCGGAGTTGATATTGAGGCTGGCTACAAATCAGTAGAGCTTATGAAACAGCATGTGAAGGGCACCATGCGCCCCGAGGTGCTCGGCGGGATCGGCGGGTTTTCCGGCGCATTTTCCGCAGCGGCCTTTAAAGGTATGGAACATCCCGTCCTGTTATCCGGAACGGACGGAGTCGGAACAAAGTTAAAGCTTGCATTTTTAATGGATAAGCATGATACGGTCGGCATCGACTGCGTCGCCATGTGCGTCAACGATGTGGCATGTGCCGGCGGCGAGCCGCTGTTTTTCCTGGATTACATTGCCTGCGGAAAGCAGGTTCCGGAAAAGATTGCTGCCATCGTGTCCGGTGTGGCCGAGGGCTGCAAGCAGGCCGGTTCTGCTTTAATCGGCGGCGAGACGGCAGAGATGCCGGGCTTCTATCCCGAGGATGAGTATGACCTGGCTGGCTTTTCTGTCGGCGTCGTGGACGAGAAGGACATGGTGGACGGCAAGGAATTAAAGGCCGGCGACGTGCTGATCGGCATGGCTTCCTCCGGCGTCCATTCCAACGGCTTCTCCCTTGTGCGGAAGGTGTTTGAGAAGGAGCTTACGAAGGAAGGCTTAAATACGTATTACGACGAGCTTGGAAAGACCCTGGGCGAGACGCTCCTTGCGCCGACAAAGATCTATGTGAAGGCGCTTAAGGCCGTGAAGGAAGCCGGCGTCCGCATCCATGCGTGCAGCCATATCACAGGCGGCGGTTTTTATGAGAACGTGCCGCGGATGTTAAAGGACGGCGTCTGCGCCGAGATTAAAAAGGACAGCTATCCCGTTCCGCCGATTTTCGCCATGATGCAGAAAAAGGGCGAGATCGAGGAGAAGGTCATGTACAATACCTTCAACATGGGTATCGGCATGATCGTAGCAGTAGATGAGAAAGACGCTCATAAGGCCATGGAGGCCATGAAGGCGGCCGGTGAGACGCCGTATGTGATCGGTTCCGTAAAGGAAGGCGAAAAGGGAGTGACCTTATGCTAA
- a CDS encoding phosphoribosylglycinamide formyltransferase, whose translation MLRVCVLVSGGGTNLQAILDAMDHGAVTNAEVVKVISNNPGAYALERAKNHGIAAECVSPKDFSDREAFNEALLSRVEECRPDLIVLAGFLVKIPPMMIEKFRNRIINVHPSLIPSFCGVGYYGLKVHEAALSRGVKVTGATVHVVDEGMDSGPILLQKAVEVKEGDTPEILQKRVMEEAEWQILPKAIHMIANGMI comes from the coding sequence ATGCTAAGAGTCTGTGTCCTGGTTTCCGGCGGCGGCACGAATCTCCAGGCGATTTTAGACGCCATGGATCACGGCGCGGTCACAAATGCCGAGGTCGTCAAGGTTATCAGCAACAATCCCGGCGCCTATGCATTGGAACGTGCGAAAAACCACGGGATTGCGGCGGAGTGTGTGTCCCCGAAGGACTTTTCTGACCGGGAGGCCTTCAATGAGGCGCTGCTTTCCAGGGTGGAGGAATGCAGGCCGGATCTCATTGTTTTGGCCGGCTTCCTTGTGAAGATCCCGCCCATGATGATTGAGAAATTCAGAAACAGGATTATCAATGTCCATCCGTCACTGATCCCGTCGTTCTGCGGTGTCGGATATTACGGGCTTAAGGTTCACGAGGCGGCGCTTTCGCGCGGCGTAAAGGTGACGGGGGCTACGGTGCATGTTGTGGACGAGGGGATGGATTCCGGTCCGATTCTTCTTCAGAAGGCCGTGGAAGTAAAGGAAGGCGATACGCCGGAAATCCTCCAGAAGCGTGTCATGGAGGAGGCGGAGTGGCAGATTCTCCCGAAGGCGATCCACATGATTGCAAATGGAATGATTTAA